The nucleotide sequence GTTTAGACCATGATATGTCTTGGATTGATTTTTAAGATTCATGTTGTGATGATTCTTATATTTGTACCCAtgttgtgagctatttgagccatgtataaggttacatagaggttaatTTCCTGATTGAACCAGATAATTGCTACCTTAGTGATGTATTTGCCTGATTTTAGCTATGATGGCACATTTTGCATATGCATACGTCTTCGCATGTCACTTATACCATTCtaggaacatgaaatttgatgttctctgatcatatacatgtattcttgtatacctACTTTCTGTGTGATAAGGATTGGACTGGTAGTGTGTGACCAAGCCGGGCGAATTGTGATatttatgcatgtgaccacgtcgggcggattgtgatattgatgcatgtgaccatgccggtcagattgtgatattgagcttgtgaccacgccgggcgaatTTTGATATTGGCACGTGCGTTGTCCGTGCGGTTAATGTtattagcacatgagttatccgtatAGCGTgcggatatggatccatcccctgGAGTCAACCTCTCATGTtacttcttgatggtgtacacgtagATTGTGATAAACTGgcgggtttctggttgatgtgggCTTTGGGAAGGCTAATTagtggtttggtttggttattAAGATTATGATGTGGGCCTTATAGCCGTATTGTgatttatatttggatcgggttgtgcgctaCAACGaattgatatttggttattgcatttcttcgTTGCTTGCAATTTTCTGCTAtttacctaatttatttacatatcttccttatatgctaGATTGTTGACTAGGCAGAGTACATAATTATGTGCATCAAGGTGGTCTTATTTGTAATTTCatgatttgttcatattattgTTCCGTACTTGTTGGAATTTATGAATTTTACAGGCAAGTggtgagtatcatttataattcttgcttctattacttcgccgaggttagttatgatgtCTGCtgagcacatggggtcggttttactTATACTGTATTTTTACACCTTGTGTGCTGATTTTGGAGCTGAGATGAAGTGGATGACGGGAGCTGGCACTGAAGATATACTTGCTTTCcagatatagctaccacttgtcccaGGTAATTTTAGATTTATAATTTATTCATGTATATTCTtaacatatgttgtatttattttcatactagatttgtaaatctaagtcttagtgactcatgacttgtactaccaaatCCTTgggttgttgttttccttattattttcttattttttttcattaGAATTGTGGTGATTGTTATATTGTttacctagagggttgggttaggtgtcatcacgactaggtaaattttgggtcgtgacgtaAGTATACATCATTTTTTTAACTCACACTGTTGTTAGTGAGGTTAATTTTTTTCTCataatatatttgagttgttTAATTTGTATTTAATACATTGGAATGAATGTTTAAGATACATTGGAATGAATGTTTAAAATACATTTCAACATTTATGTCTTAAGAAGGCATTCTAAATCTATTTTTCCATACGTCTTGAACTATGAACGTTGTTCTGTATTTGCgtcaaaatttatgaaatttgacAGAGAAATATATATGATATTGCTTTGATAGTGTAATTCCCGTGTTTTGTTATAAAATGAAAATTTATAGACTGCGCAAAATAAATAGTGCCCGTTATGATATAGAATAAAATTTATCAGTATtatactttcaaatattatttcagtttataGTGTAGGATCGTGCAACGCACAACGAATATGCACTGATTACAACTACATTTGAGAAAAGTAGAAACACATTGAACCTCCACTAAGATCGGTATTTGATAACTTAACAAAGCACCAAAATTCGAAAGATTAAGAATAAGAATAAAAAGCGAGGAGAGTTAAGCTATTGCCAGTAGGCTCTTTATATAAGTCCTACAAACATATAACTTTTTCAGTTGCGGCAATTCTAATATCTTCACAGTTTTATGATCtaaattataagaaaataaaCCTCTATCCCGCAAGTAAAAGAGAAGTTCGCCGCCTTGGATGTTAATAAGCATTATCCACCAATACACGTCTATAGATATCGACCCGGGGAGAATataaggcaaaataaaaggaaaaaaattttCTTGTCAAAGAGAGTAACCTTGTACCTTTTGTTCCATGCCCTCATTTCATAGTCTTCCAAGATCCATATATCCACTGCATGCTCAGAGACAAGCAAGTGACAGAAAGACAAACAGTTTTCCTTCACTATAAGAGTCATAGTTGTATGCACTTTCTTTGAGGTACACAAACTTCCAGGATGAGGCATAGCGGAGAGTTCTTCCTTATCCATTCTAAATACCATgattccatttgcacaaggaggaATCCCTTCTTTTTCAAAATCAGTATACATGATCCAATGCAATGCTCCATTAACAACTGCGTGAGAGTTACGATATGGCAAAAAGTTGAAAGTGGACGATGATTGGATTTTCCTCCACGTCTGTGTCTTCAACATGTATACAAAATACTGACACAAACTCCCTTGTGCTTGTACATAAAGAAGTTTGAATTGTCTTGTTAATGGACAAAAATAAAGAGCACACGATTTTCCGGGATCTGGTGTATGTTTTATGGTTACTTCCTCTTGTGTTATCGGGTTCAAAGCATAATAAGTAGGGTACATGGGATCAGCAAACAGAATAACTCCTTGACAAGAGCATTGAAGAGTTGGGGGTTGTTCCCAGCGCTTATTATTAATCGTAAGCTCAGGTCTGAGATGAAGTTTCCTGAACACATTCTTCCCATTAAGATGTTCAGCACCAAACACATATAGTTGCTGCCCGTTCTTGGTACTCTCGTAATAATCATGTATGAGCAGCATGGGTCTAGCTCTACTGAGATGTACGGTGGTAAAATCGTGTGATGAGATCAAAGCTCTCAAATCCCTACAATCCCTTCGAAATCTAACAAGGCAATCTACTGGAAGTCTACTCAGGATATCAATGATAAGACAATCTGGTAAGCGTCCGAAAGTTTCTGCAAAATCTTCTTCATCTTTACATATAATATTGAATAATGAACCCAAGAGTTCTGTAGTCCAAGTGAAGCATTGAAGTGCCATGACCTATGAAGCAGAAAATAAGAAAACTACGGTTTGATATGACAGGAAACTATACACATATTGATCCTAAAGAAAAGAAACGgagaaaaataaattgaaaatttctCTTTTATAATGTAATATGATtcagaattgagaaagaggtgtATTATCAATCACAAAATATGGACATTATTAAAACTCAAATCACGCGAAAGCTTAAACAAACAAATATATACTCTCtctattccaatttatgtgaacttatttcctttttggtccaatccaaaaagaatgaaccctttctaaatttggtaacaatttagcctAAACGTAcaactttacccttaatgagaagcttttataaccacacaaatactctggggcccatttggacttgtttaggaccacaaattctaaaagtcttcatttttttcttaaactccgtgccgaatCACAAAATACGGACATGACTAAAACTCAAATCATGCGAAAgcttaaatatatataaatagggTATTATTAATCACTTGGGACAGGAACTTACAAATTGTCGAACCAAATACCAGGGCGAGAGCGACGGCTGAAAGCAGAGAAGGGAAGACAGAATTCTCGAATCAATTACTCTCGGAAACACTCTcggaaataaataaggctaaaaG is from Nicotiana tabacum cultivar K326 chromosome 18, ASM71507v2, whole genome shotgun sequence and encodes:
- the LOC142172550 gene encoding F-box protein At3g07870-like, translated to MAFEVDGGGDEQDPIMVLEAVMADMVQAVALALVMALQCFTWTTELLGSLFNIICKDEEDFAETFGRLPDCLIIDILSRLPVDCLVRFRRDCRDLRALISSHDFTTVHLSRARPMLLIHDYYESTKNGQQLYVFGAEHLNGKNVFRKLHLRPELTINNKRWEQPPTLQCSCQGVILFADPMYPTYYALNPITQEEVTIKHTPDPGKSCALYFCPLTRQFKLLYVQAQGSLCQYFVYMLKTQTWRKIQSSSTFNFLPYRNSHAVVNGALHWIMYTDFEKEGIPPCANGIMVFRMDKEELSAMPHPGSLCTSKKVHTTMTLIVKENCLSFCHLLVSEHAVDIWILEDYEMRAWNKRYKVTLFDKKIFFLLFCLIFSPGRYL